In the genome of Hymenobacter cellulosivorans, one region contains:
- a CDS encoding S-adenosylmethionine:tRNA ribosyltransferase-isomerase, producing MSATPDPRLLSIFDYTYELPAARIAPEPLPNRDQSQLLVYRQGAIQDRRFTDLPTELPAESLLIFNNTKVVRARLFCQKPTGGVVELFCLEPVAPHRSVELAMQQTGSCVWKCLVGNGKRWKTGPVQISFTVLDTPAVLTAERLEAADGYSLIQFSWQPAEAPFAEILRAAGHLPLPPYLNREDTDVDAVRYQTVYAAHEGAVAAPTAGLHFSDAVFADLKARGIATAELTLHVGAGTFQPVKAAQMDGHAMHAEPIAVNAALLRQLLSHAPQPIIAVGTTSLRTLESLYWLGTRLVREPSYATESAFHVTQWQPYEEGPEVSLAAALQALLDSLEQSGSDSIQATTQLLIAPGYRFRVIQGLVTNFHQPESTLLLLVSALIGPDWRRVYDHALAHNYRFLSYGDSSLLLP from the coding sequence ATGTCTGCCACTCCCGACCCACGCCTGCTTTCCATTTTCGATTATACCTACGAGCTCCCGGCCGCACGCATTGCGCCCGAGCCCTTGCCCAACCGTGACCAGTCGCAGCTGCTGGTGTACCGGCAGGGCGCTATTCAGGACCGGCGCTTCACCGACCTTCCCACCGAACTGCCGGCCGAGTCGCTGCTAATTTTCAATAATACCAAAGTGGTGCGGGCCCGGCTGTTTTGCCAAAAGCCCACAGGCGGCGTTGTGGAGCTGTTTTGCCTGGAGCCGGTGGCCCCGCACCGCTCCGTGGAGCTGGCCATGCAGCAAACCGGCAGTTGCGTCTGGAAATGTTTGGTCGGCAACGGTAAGCGCTGGAAAACCGGTCCGGTACAAATCAGCTTTACCGTGCTGGATACGCCGGCAGTACTGACGGCCGAGCGGCTGGAAGCAGCTGATGGCTATTCCCTGATTCAGTTTAGCTGGCAGCCGGCCGAAGCGCCTTTTGCCGAAATCCTGCGGGCGGCGGGCCATTTGCCCCTCCCACCCTACCTCAACCGGGAAGACACCGACGTGGATGCCGTGCGCTACCAGACGGTGTACGCGGCCCACGAAGGTGCTGTAGCAGCTCCCACGGCCGGTTTGCACTTCTCCGATGCCGTATTTGCCGACCTCAAGGCCCGGGGTATTGCTACCGCCGAACTGACCTTGCACGTGGGCGCCGGCACCTTTCAGCCGGTAAAAGCCGCCCAGATGGATGGCCACGCCATGCACGCCGAGCCCATTGCCGTCAATGCTGCTTTGCTGCGCCAACTGCTCAGCCACGCTCCCCAGCCGATTATTGCCGTGGGCACTACCAGCCTGCGCACTCTAGAAAGCCTGTATTGGCTGGGGACCCGGCTCGTGCGGGAGCCCAGCTACGCTACCGAATCCGCCTTCCACGTTACGCAGTGGCAGCCGTATGAGGAAGGCCCCGAAGTATCATTGGCAGCCGCGTTGCAGGCCTTGCTCGACTCGCTTGAGCAAAGCGGCTCCGACTCGATTCAGGCTACTACTCAGCTTTTGATTGCGCCGGGCTACCGGTTTCGGGTTATTCAGGGTCTGGTTACTAATTTTCACCAGCCTGAAAGCACCCTGCTCCTGCTCGTATCGGCCCTCATCGGCCCCGACTGGCGCCGGGTGTACGACCATGCCCTGGCCCACAATTACCGCTTCCTGAGCTACGGCGACAGTTCCCTGCTGCTGCCTTAA
- a CDS encoding ribonuclease D: MSTPTIQYLTTAAEMEQAAAALQKAPRLAVDLEFDDMRHRYGRNLALIQIYDGQVVYLLDPIPLTNPAQELEPLWALLRDPAVEKVFHSCKSDILLLDELYGVHVRNILDTSVQYTLLGESDNNISLGRLIQAELGLEVDKGEQKSNWLKRPLTEAQKVYAANDVLYLFELADRLKAKLAELGRTEWAEQENAALEEVRYTRDDRPYLRIAGKYRIQPGELPLFRDLYMLRDQVARQLDKPPYMVFANDRLSELVRATPRDANDWKNTRGLHPELKRTPYLEQLAALSPDNFVPVPEPAQTGEQRRFPFRRRLSGDKAAKADAREQLLTQLKGLITADINVYVANLVLSNRLVADIIELGADQVLRPWQKTILQDACQRHGLSYEQIAEPFA, encoded by the coding sequence ATGTCTACACCTACTATTCAGTACCTGACTACCGCTGCCGAAATGGAGCAGGCCGCCGCAGCGCTGCAAAAAGCTCCGCGCCTGGCCGTCGACCTCGAATTCGACGACATGCGCCACCGCTACGGCCGCAACCTGGCGCTGATCCAGATTTACGACGGGCAGGTGGTCTACCTGCTCGACCCCATTCCCTTGACCAACCCGGCCCAAGAGCTGGAGCCCCTCTGGGCCCTGCTGCGCGACCCGGCCGTGGAAAAGGTATTTCACAGCTGCAAGTCCGACATTCTGCTCCTCGATGAGCTCTACGGCGTGCACGTGCGCAACATTCTCGACACCAGCGTGCAGTATACGTTGCTGGGCGAGTCGGACAACAACATCTCCCTGGGCCGCCTGATTCAGGCCGAGTTGGGCCTGGAAGTAGACAAGGGCGAGCAGAAATCGAACTGGCTGAAGCGCCCCCTGACCGAGGCTCAGAAAGTGTACGCCGCCAACGACGTGCTCTACCTTTTCGAGCTGGCCGACCGTCTCAAGGCCAAGCTGGCCGAGCTGGGCCGCACCGAATGGGCCGAGCAGGAAAACGCTGCCCTGGAGGAAGTGCGCTACACCCGCGACGACCGGCCCTACCTGCGCATTGCGGGCAAGTACCGGATTCAGCCCGGCGAGTTGCCCCTGTTTCGCGACTTGTACATGCTCCGCGACCAGGTGGCCCGGCAGCTCGACAAGCCGCCCTACATGGTGTTTGCCAACGACCGACTCTCGGAGCTGGTGCGTGCTACCCCCCGCGACGCCAACGACTGGAAAAATACCCGCGGCCTGCACCCCGAGCTCAAGCGCACCCCTTACCTGGAGCAACTGGCCGCCCTCTCGCCCGACAACTTCGTGCCCGTGCCCGAGCCGGCCCAAACCGGTGAGCAGCGCCGCTTCCCCTTCCGCCGCCGCCTCAGCGGCGACAAGGCCGCCAAAGCCGACGCCCGCGAGCAGCTCCTGACCCAGCTTAAAGGCCTCATCACGGCCGACATCAACGTGTACGTAGCCAACCTGGTGCTCTCCAACCGCCTCGTGGCCGACATCATCGAGCTGGGCGCCGACCAGGTGCTGCGCCCCTGGCAGAAAACCATTCTGCAGGATGCCTGCCAGCGCCACGGGCTAAGCTACGAGCAAATAGCCGAGCCGTTTGCCTGA
- the aceB gene encoding malate synthase A yields the protein MSPFTESQTLVSPPAYLTPERVKVVGAYSPEFAEILTPSALAFVAELHRRFDRTRRELLLRREARQRDFEAGILPDFLPETKMIRDKPWTVAPVPADLQDRRVEITGPVERKMIINALNSGAKVFMADLEDSNSPTWANVIEGQRNLRDAVRRTISLSTPTKEYKLNEETATLVVRPRGWHLVENHVLVDGEPISASMFDFGLYFFHNAHELCSRGSAPYYYLPKIESHLEARLWNDIFGFAQWSLKMPKCTIKATVLIETLPAAFELNEILYELREHSAGLNCGRWDYIFSYIKRLGLKPEFRLPDRAQVTMMVPFMAAYSQLVVQTCHRRGVHAIGGMAAQIPIKNDPEANEAALEKVRLDKVREAKNGHDGTWVAHPGLVPVALAVFNELMPQPNQIDNKREDVQVTAADLVKAPQGTITEEGLKLNIDVAIQYIEAWLGGNGCVPIYNLMEDAATAEISRAQVWQWLHTPGTTLTDGREITVELYRSYVPQQLEKIRSLVGEERYTNGRYLQAARLFDSLVTSEKFIEFLTVPAYEQLPS from the coding sequence ATGTCACCTTTCACTGAGTCCCAAACGTTGGTTTCCCCACCCGCCTACCTCACGCCCGAGCGGGTGAAAGTGGTAGGAGCCTACTCTCCCGAGTTTGCTGAAATCCTGACGCCGTCGGCCCTGGCCTTTGTAGCCGAGCTGCACCGCCGTTTCGACCGGACCCGCCGGGAGCTGTTGCTGCGCCGTGAGGCCCGGCAGCGCGACTTCGAGGCTGGTATCCTGCCCGACTTCCTGCCCGAGACCAAGATGATTCGGGACAAGCCCTGGACCGTGGCGCCCGTGCCTGCCGATTTGCAGGACCGCCGGGTGGAAATCACCGGGCCGGTGGAGCGTAAGATGATTATCAACGCCCTGAACTCGGGGGCCAAGGTGTTCATGGCTGATCTGGAAGATTCCAACTCCCCGACCTGGGCCAACGTCATCGAAGGGCAGCGCAACCTACGCGACGCCGTGCGCCGGACTATTTCGCTCAGCACCCCGACCAAGGAATACAAGCTGAACGAGGAAACTGCTACGCTGGTAGTGCGGCCGCGCGGCTGGCACCTGGTCGAAAATCATGTGCTGGTGGATGGGGAGCCCATTAGCGCCTCTATGTTCGACTTCGGGCTGTATTTTTTTCATAACGCCCACGAACTGTGCAGCCGCGGCAGCGCCCCGTATTACTACCTGCCCAAGATTGAAAGTCATCTGGAAGCCCGGCTATGGAACGACATTTTCGGCTTTGCCCAATGGTCGTTGAAAATGCCCAAGTGCACCATCAAGGCCACGGTCCTGATTGAAACGCTGCCCGCCGCCTTTGAGCTCAACGAAATCCTGTATGAGCTGCGGGAGCACAGTGCTGGCCTGAACTGCGGGCGTTGGGACTATATCTTCTCCTACATCAAGCGTCTGGGGCTGAAGCCCGAGTTTCGTCTGCCCGACCGGGCCCAGGTAACCATGATGGTGCCCTTTATGGCCGCGTATTCCCAGTTGGTTGTCCAGACCTGCCACCGCCGCGGGGTGCACGCCATTGGGGGCATGGCCGCCCAGATTCCGATTAAGAACGACCCCGAAGCTAACGAGGCCGCCTTGGAGAAAGTCCGTCTCGACAAGGTGCGCGAAGCCAAAAACGGCCACGATGGCACCTGGGTAGCTCACCCTGGCTTGGTACCGGTGGCGTTGGCTGTGTTCAACGAACTGATGCCCCAACCCAACCAGATTGACAACAAGCGCGAAGACGTGCAGGTAACGGCGGCCGACCTGGTGAAAGCGCCCCAGGGCACAATTACCGAGGAAGGCCTTAAACTCAACATCGACGTGGCTATTCAGTACATCGAGGCCTGGCTGGGCGGCAACGGCTGCGTACCCATCTACAACCTGATGGAAGACGCCGCCACAGCCGAAATCAGTCGGGCCCAGGTGTGGCAGTGGCTGCACACGCCCGGCACGACCCTGACTGACGGCCGCGAAATCACCGTGGAGCTGTACCGCTCGTACGTGCCCCAGCAACTGGAGAAAATCCGCAGCCTGGTAGGGGAGGAGCGTTATACCAACGGCCGCTATCTGCAGGCCGCCCGCCTCTTCGACAGCCTGGTGACCAGTGAGAAGTTCATCGAGTTTCTGACCGTGCCGGCCTACGAGCAGCTGCCGAGCTAA
- a CDS encoding M14 family metallopeptidase, whose protein sequence is MPPRNVPALVRALLLLPLLLLPGRLWAQAPEPGGLLTPSQFLGYPLGSRFTPHAQLLNYVQQVTQHSGGRMRVQSYGSTYEGRPLEVVQVGTPENLARLEEIRRNNLRRAGLETGAVQRQMPAVVWLSYNIHGNEAVSSEAVMEVLYDLANPQNTQVQQWLQNVVVLVDPCVNPDGHERYVQWYNRSRNQQPNASPYAWEHHEPWPGGRYNHYFFDLNRDWAWQTQQESRQRVALYNQWLPQVHADFHEMSVDDPYYFSPAAKPFHEDITAWQRNFQNVIGDYNRKVFDQNNWLYFTRETYDLFYPSYGDTYPSFNGAIGMTYEQGGSGRAGVRVAKSDGDTLTLSQRIAHHHAASLATIQAASDRQPELVREFEKYYTNARTQPRGAYKTFVLSGNAAPGQLRAFTDYLDRQQIQYCYAGRKLSTRAFSYATGKTENVQLQPQDVVVSMYQPKSTLVKVLFEPRPALEDSLTYDITAWALPYSFGLNAYALTQKLDGRARKPATVTGNAAVTDKPYAYVARWSSLQDMKFLSQLLQQRVKVRVAQRAFEAEGQKYQPGTLILTRTGNETLGARFDQIVRAQADSAGVQVQAVRSGFSTSGADLGSGYVRYVSRPNVAVVAGEGVSATAFGEVWHFFEQQLGYPVTVLGADYLRTVPLQKFDVLILPDGNYADIYPEKSLEALKAWVRGGGKLIALEGAAAFLANKKDFLLKTKTADSTAKIQKPYQQLRTYAEAERQQIGERVQGSVYRVQLDTTHPLAFGYGSTYFALVRDTLNYRFLETGGWNVGVLKRDNHAAGFAGRSARRKLTDTFVLGTQDMGRGQIVYLADNPLFRGFWQGGKLLFGNALFFVGQ, encoded by the coding sequence ATGCCTCCTCGTAACGTGCCGGCTCTGGTTCGAGCCTTGTTGCTGCTTCCGCTCTTGTTGCTACCTGGCCGCCTGTGGGCCCAGGCGCCGGAGCCGGGCGGTTTGCTCACGCCTTCGCAGTTTCTGGGCTATCCGTTGGGTAGTCGTTTTACGCCCCACGCTCAACTGTTAAATTACGTGCAGCAGGTAACCCAACACTCCGGTGGGCGGATGCGGGTGCAGTCCTACGGGAGCACCTACGAGGGCCGGCCGCTGGAAGTAGTGCAAGTGGGTACGCCCGAGAACCTGGCACGGCTGGAGGAAATCAGACGGAACAACCTGCGGCGGGCGGGGCTGGAAACCGGGGCCGTACAGCGGCAAATGCCCGCTGTGGTCTGGCTGAGCTACAACATTCACGGCAACGAGGCAGTGTCGTCGGAGGCGGTGATGGAAGTGCTCTACGATCTGGCTAACCCCCAGAACACTCAGGTTCAGCAATGGCTGCAAAACGTGGTGGTGCTCGTGGACCCCTGCGTAAACCCCGACGGGCACGAGCGGTACGTGCAGTGGTACAACCGCAGCCGCAACCAGCAGCCCAATGCCTCGCCCTATGCCTGGGAGCACCACGAGCCGTGGCCCGGTGGGCGCTACAACCATTATTTCTTTGACCTCAACCGGGACTGGGCCTGGCAAACCCAGCAGGAAAGCCGGCAGCGCGTGGCCCTCTACAACCAGTGGCTGCCCCAGGTCCATGCCGACTTCCACGAAATGAGCGTGGATGACCCCTACTACTTCTCGCCGGCGGCCAAGCCCTTCCACGAGGATATTACCGCTTGGCAGCGCAATTTTCAGAACGTCATCGGCGACTACAACCGCAAGGTGTTCGACCAGAACAACTGGCTTTACTTTACCCGCGAAACCTACGACCTGTTTTACCCCAGCTACGGCGACACCTACCCTAGCTTTAACGGAGCCATCGGCATGACTTACGAGCAGGGCGGCTCGGGCAGGGCCGGAGTGCGCGTAGCCAAGTCCGACGGCGACACGCTCACGCTCAGCCAACGCATTGCCCACCACCACGCCGCCAGCCTGGCCACCATCCAGGCTGCCTCCGACCGGCAGCCCGAGCTGGTGCGGGAATTTGAGAAGTACTATACCAACGCCCGCACCCAGCCCCGCGGCGCTTACAAGACGTTCGTGCTGAGCGGCAATGCGGCTCCCGGCCAGCTCCGGGCCTTCACCGACTACCTCGACCGGCAGCAGATTCAGTACTGTTACGCGGGGCGCAAGCTCAGCACCCGCGCCTTTAGCTACGCCACCGGCAAAACCGAAAACGTGCAGCTCCAGCCCCAGGACGTGGTAGTGAGCATGTACCAGCCCAAGTCGACGCTGGTGAAAGTGCTGTTTGAGCCCCGCCCGGCCCTGGAAGACTCTCTGACCTACGACATTACCGCCTGGGCCTTGCCGTATTCTTTCGGTCTGAATGCCTATGCCCTAACTCAAAAGCTGGACGGTCGGGCTCGGAAACCGGCGACCGTGACCGGCAACGCCGCCGTAACGGACAAGCCTTACGCTTACGTGGCCCGGTGGAGCAGCCTGCAGGACATGAAGTTTCTAAGCCAGTTGCTCCAACAGCGGGTGAAAGTGCGGGTGGCCCAGCGGGCTTTCGAGGCGGAAGGCCAGAAGTACCAGCCCGGTACTTTGATTCTTACCCGCACCGGTAACGAAACTTTAGGAGCTCGTTTTGACCAAATCGTGCGGGCCCAGGCCGACTCTGCCGGCGTGCAGGTGCAGGCTGTGCGCTCGGGCTTCTCCACCAGTGGTGCCGACCTGGGCTCGGGCTACGTGCGCTACGTGAGCCGGCCCAATGTGGCGGTAGTGGCCGGAGAGGGCGTTTCGGCCACAGCCTTCGGGGAAGTCTGGCATTTCTTCGAGCAGCAACTGGGCTACCCGGTCACGGTGCTGGGCGCTGACTACCTGCGCACGGTACCCCTGCAGAAATTCGACGTGCTTATCCTGCCCGACGGCAACTACGCGGATATCTACCCCGAGAAAAGCCTGGAAGCCCTGAAAGCCTGGGTGCGCGGCGGCGGCAAGCTCATTGCTTTGGAAGGGGCTGCGGCTTTCCTGGCTAATAAAAAGGACTTCCTGCTCAAGACCAAAACTGCCGACAGCACGGCCAAAATTCAGAAGCCCTACCAGCAGCTGCGGACCTATGCCGAGGCCGAGCGGCAGCAGATTGGGGAGCGGGTGCAGGGCAGCGTCTACCGGGTACAGCTCGACACTACTCACCCGCTGGCGTTTGGCTACGGCTCTACCTACTTCGCTCTCGTGCGCGACACGCTTAACTACCGTTTCCTCGAAACCGGTGGCTGGAACGTGGGCGTCCTCAAGCGCGACAACCATGCGGCCGGTTTTGCTGGTCGCAGTGCCCGCCGCAAGCTCACCGACACTTTCGTGCTGGGCACCCAGGACATGGGCCGCGGCCAAATCGTGTACCTAGCCGATAACCCGCTGTTTCGCGGTTTCTGGCAGGGCGGCAAGCTGCTGTTTGGTAACGCCCTGTTCTTTGTAGGTCAGTAG
- the aceA gene encoding isocitrate lyase has protein sequence MNKQERIAAITHDWATNPRWKGVERPYSAEDVVKLQNSIRIEYSLARQGAERLWSLLHTEQYVAGLGALTGNQAVQEVQAGLNAIYLSGWQVAADANGAGQMYPDQSLYPVDSVPSVVKRINNALLRADQIQNLSGEGNVHWLVPIVADAEAGFGGNLNAFELMKMMIEAGAAGVHFEDQLSSAKKCGHLGGKVLVPTQEAINKLVAARLASDVLGVPTLVVARTDADAADLITSDVDERDLPFVLSHEERTSEGFYRVRPGVEACIARGLAYAPYADLLWMETSHPDLEQARQFAEGIHARYPGKLLAYNCSPSFNWASKLSVEQMETFREELAALGFKFQFITLAGFHALNTSMFELARAYRERGMAGYSELQEREFALQQHGFKAVKHQSFVGTGYFDAVQSVVSAGKASTSALVGSTEEAQFTH, from the coding sequence ATGAACAAGCAAGAACGTATTGCCGCCATTACGCACGACTGGGCCACGAATCCGCGCTGGAAAGGCGTAGAGCGGCCATATTCGGCCGAGGATGTGGTAAAGCTGCAAAACTCTATCCGCATCGAGTATTCCCTGGCCCGGCAGGGAGCTGAGCGGCTCTGGAGCCTGCTGCACACGGAGCAGTACGTGGCCGGGCTCGGGGCCCTGACCGGCAACCAGGCCGTGCAGGAAGTGCAGGCCGGCCTGAATGCCATTTACCTCAGCGGCTGGCAGGTGGCCGCCGACGCCAACGGCGCCGGCCAGATGTACCCCGACCAAAGTCTGTACCCGGTAGACAGCGTGCCAAGCGTGGTGAAGCGCATCAACAACGCCCTGCTGCGCGCCGACCAGATTCAGAACCTGAGCGGAGAAGGCAACGTGCACTGGCTGGTACCCATCGTGGCCGATGCCGAGGCCGGTTTCGGGGGCAACCTCAATGCTTTTGAGTTAATGAAAATGATGATTGAGGCCGGGGCTGCCGGGGTGCATTTCGAGGATCAACTGTCTTCGGCCAAGAAGTGCGGCCACCTGGGCGGCAAGGTGCTAGTGCCCACCCAGGAGGCTATCAACAAGCTGGTAGCCGCCCGCCTGGCCTCCGACGTGCTGGGCGTGCCCACCCTGGTGGTAGCCCGCACCGACGCCGATGCCGCCGACCTGATTACCTCCGACGTGGATGAGCGGGACCTGCCCTTCGTACTCTCGCATGAGGAGCGAACCAGTGAAGGATTCTACCGGGTGCGGCCCGGCGTGGAGGCCTGCATAGCCCGGGGCCTGGCCTACGCGCCCTACGCCGATTTGCTGTGGATGGAAACCTCCCACCCCGATTTGGAGCAGGCCCGGCAGTTTGCCGAAGGCATTCATGCCCGGTACCCAGGCAAGCTGCTGGCCTACAACTGCTCCCCCTCGTTCAACTGGGCTTCCAAGCTGAGTGTGGAGCAGATGGAAACCTTCCGGGAAGAACTGGCCGCCTTGGGCTTCAAGTTCCAGTTTATCACCCTCGCCGGCTTCCATGCCCTCAACACTAGCATGTTTGAGCTGGCTCGGGCCTACCGGGAGCGGGGCATGGCCGGCTACTCCGAGCTGCAGGAGCGGGAGTTTGCCTTGCAGCAGCACGGTTTCAAGGCCGTTAAGCACCAGTCGTTCGTGGGCACGGGCTACTTCGACGCCGTGCAGAGCGTAGTATCCGCCGGCAAGGCCAGCACTTCGGCCTTGGTGGGCTCCACGGAGGAAGCCCAGTTCACCCACTGA
- a CDS encoding DUF2721 domain-containing protein has product MEITLTTPALLFPALSLLLLAYTNRFLALVNIVRTLKTQYKTTHSPHLIQQIHNLRRRVEMVRNMQAVGVGSMLGCVLAMFLIYAGFNSAGALVFGASLLALLVSLGMSLYEIQISVVALQIELNDLEENEEQRLAHQA; this is encoded by the coding sequence ATGGAAATTACGCTCACCACGCCGGCCCTGCTGTTTCCGGCTTTGTCATTGCTCCTGCTGGCCTATACCAACCGCTTTCTGGCCTTGGTCAACATTGTGCGCACGCTCAAAACCCAGTACAAGACCACCCACAGCCCCCACCTGATTCAGCAGATTCATAACCTACGCCGCCGGGTGGAGATGGTGCGCAACATGCAGGCCGTGGGCGTAGGCTCCATGCTGGGCTGCGTGCTGGCCATGTTTCTGATTTATGCGGGCTTCAACTCGGCCGGGGCCCTGGTGTTCGGGGCTAGCCTGCTGGCCTTGCTCGTGTCGTTGGGCATGTCGCTCTACGAAATCCAGATTTCGGTGGTAGCCCTGCAAATTGAACTCAACGACCTGGAAGAAAACGAGGAGCAGCGTCTGGCCCATCAAGCTTGA